The following proteins come from a genomic window of Schistocerca gregaria isolate iqSchGreg1 chromosome X, iqSchGreg1.2, whole genome shotgun sequence:
- the LOC126298127 gene encoding uncharacterized protein LOC126298127: MPDRCVKCAGAHAGRAYPRPPTEKPTCALCGGAHVASYRGCEVWKRAIGRQRGQTPAPLPKKPATRRPGVCFAAATSGAPSAVPAASTPPASAASEAVPTPEAPAPTPQMLVADPGTASPGTSAGLRPANRRRGVAALWVPSAQHRQSSSPRCPLTAKQSSLPLPATGPGRPPPPLTWPTSSRSSLPW, translated from the coding sequence atgccggacagatgtgttaaatgcgccggcgcccacgcaggacgTGCGTAcccccgtccgcccaccgagaagccgacatgtgcactctgtggcggtgctcacgtggccagttatcgtgggtgtgaggtgtggaagcgtgccatcggtcgccaacgtggccaaacaccagcgccacttccgaagaagccagcaacgaggcGGCCCGGCGTCtgtttcgcggcggcaacgtcaggggcgccctccgccgtcccggctgcgtcgacTCCTCCTGCTTCTGCCGCATCCGAGGCCGTGCCGACACCCGAGGCTCCTGCGCCTACACCGCAgatgctagtggcggacccgggtactgcctctccggGGACGTCGGCCGGACTGCGCCCCGCCAACCGCCGGCGCGGGGTCGCCGCcctgtgggtacccagcgctcagcatcgtcagtcgagcagccccaggtgtcCTCTCACAGCGAAGCAGTCaagcctcccccttccagcgacggggccgggCCGGccgcctccaccgctgacctggccaacctcgtcgcgcagctcactgccttggtga